The following are encoded in a window of Nitrospira sp. genomic DNA:
- a CDS encoding c-type cytochrome, which translates to MNSMRTQLNMIATMVVIIWIMPFTQQATAGDSEGGLNSSCVQPRKTATAPEDILTKPNPFPASSDVLQAGKGLYLHDAKPMACALCHGKRGEGKGSVSGGMMPPARDFTCSAMMREISDGQLFWITKHGSSGTGMMAFPDLSDEEVWQLVHYMRSLAK; encoded by the coding sequence ATGAATTCAATGAGGACACAACTGAACATGATAGCAACAATGGTCGTAATCATCTGGATAATGCCGTTCACCCAGCAGGCCACAGCGGGCGACTCCGAGGGAGGGCTGAACAGCTCCTGCGTCCAGCCGAGGAAAACCGCCACCGCTCCGGAAGACATTTTAACTAAGCCGAACCCGTTTCCTGCCTCCAGCGATGTCCTCCAGGCAGGAAAAGGACTGTATCTCCACGATGCGAAGCCCATGGCCTGCGCGCTGTGTCACGGCAAGCGGGGAGAGGGGAAAGGATCGGTCAGCGGCGGAATGATGCCGCCAGCGCGCGATTTCACATGCAGTGCCATGATGCGTGAGATCTCTGACGGGCAACTGTTCTGGATCACAAAACACGGTTCTTCAGGCACAGGGATGATGGCCTTCCCGGATTTGTCAGACGAGGAAGTGTGGCAGCTTGTTCACTATATGAGAAGCCTCGCCAAATGA
- the msrA gene encoding peptide-methionine (S)-S-oxide reductase MsrA: MSQMETTILAGGCFWGMQDLIRKLPGVLSTRVGYSGGDVPNATYRNHGTHAEAIEVVFDPGKLTFRSLLEVFFQIHDPTTLNRQGNDVGPSYRSGIYYTSEVQRRVAEEMIADVNRSGVWPGKVVTEVRPAGPFWVAEPGHQDYLERNPHGYTCHFTRSHWKVPPRAVS, translated from the coding sequence ATGAGTCAGATGGAGACGACCATACTAGCTGGCGGCTGTTTCTGGGGCATGCAAGATCTCATTCGCAAGCTGCCAGGGGTGCTCTCGACTCGGGTGGGCTATAGCGGCGGCGATGTGCCGAACGCCACCTACCGTAACCATGGAACTCACGCAGAAGCCATTGAAGTGGTGTTTGACCCTGGCAAGCTGACTTTCCGCAGTCTACTTGAGGTGTTTTTTCAAATCCACGACCCCACCACGTTGAATCGCCAGGGCAACGATGTAGGCCCGTCGTATCGATCGGGAATTTACTACACGTCAGAGGTGCAACGTCGCGTTGCGGAGGAAATGATTGCAGATGTCAATAGATCGGGGGTCTGGCCTGGCAAGGTAGTCACAGAGGTTCGGCCCGCAGGCCCATTTTGGGTGGCGGAACCTGGGCATCAGGATTATCTCGAGCGAAATCCCCACGGATATACGTGCCACTTTACAAGATCTCATTGGAAGGTACCGCCTCGAGCGGTTTCTTGA
- a CDS encoding Crp/Fnr family transcriptional regulator: protein MQIPASLATDFLMVAGRLRTARRYVLKDKALISGAFIPGKVHIVKSGYVRLGATQADGHHATRALLGEASIFGDLPFCPASFDQNGVAIASGETHVLELDRVAIETAVRQDEALRQILLEIYALQFQFLDRRLQWHFIAPLEKRIVAVLLDLMCFGGKPCPHHSGYALDIRLTHQDLSEIVLAARSNVTPILNDLRAQNVIAYSRAYICLRSLDALRQIVGGVAEGRDTSLWSSPAQYPPMYARTK, encoded by the coding sequence ATGCAAATCCCAGCCTCACTGGCGACAGACTTTCTGATGGTTGCAGGACGTCTCCGAACTGCCCGGCGATACGTGTTAAAGGACAAGGCGCTGATCTCTGGGGCATTCATTCCGGGGAAAGTGCATATCGTCAAGTCCGGATATGTGCGCTTAGGAGCGACCCAAGCAGACGGTCACCATGCCACTCGTGCACTGCTGGGGGAAGCCTCGATCTTTGGAGACCTTCCGTTCTGTCCCGCGAGTTTCGACCAAAACGGAGTTGCCATTGCGAGTGGAGAAACCCACGTTCTCGAACTGGACCGTGTCGCCATAGAGACAGCTGTGCGCCAGGATGAGGCTCTACGCCAGATACTATTAGAGATTTACGCTCTTCAGTTTCAGTTTCTTGATCGTCGACTCCAGTGGCACTTTATCGCACCACTAGAGAAGCGAATTGTGGCGGTACTTCTTGACCTCATGTGTTTTGGAGGAAAGCCCTGCCCACACCATTCAGGGTATGCCCTTGACATCCGGCTGACGCATCAAGATCTCTCTGAGATCGTTCTGGCTGCCCGATCAAACGTGACGCCAATCCTGAACGATCTTCGTGCTCAGAACGTCATTGCCTATTCACGGGCCTACATCTGCCTTCGGTCGCTGGATGCGTTGAGGCAGATCGTCGGAGGAGTTGCCGAGGGACGTGACACCAGCCTTTGGTCGTCTCCGGCACAGTACCCACCCATGTACGCCAGAACAAAATAG
- a CDS encoding paraquat-inducible protein A, with amino-acid sequence MTSSPSTAKALGLYACHTCGLVSRPAQEGASSCRRCGSLLRFRKTSSIERSFAYLLAAYILYIPANILPIMETHSVLGKEDNTIVSGIVYLWHSGSWPLALVVFIASIVVPVLKLLALTLLVATSHYQSAWRPLERTKLYRIVELIGRWSMLDVYVVAILAALVQFHPLATVTPRIGAVYFGGVVVLSMLSAMAFDPRLIWDPTQKDLRTRE; translated from the coding sequence ATGACATCGTCACCGAGCACGGCAAAAGCACTCGGGCTGTACGCCTGTCACACTTGCGGTCTTGTTTCCAGACCAGCTCAAGAGGGCGCATCGTCTTGCCGTCGATGCGGCAGTCTGCTCCGTTTTCGAAAGACGAGCAGCATCGAACGGTCATTCGCCTATCTGCTCGCCGCCTATATTCTCTACATCCCGGCCAATATACTCCCGATTATGGAAACGCACTCCGTGTTGGGGAAAGAGGACAACACGATTGTCAGTGGAATCGTCTATCTGTGGCATTCTGGATCATGGCCGCTGGCCCTCGTCGTCTTCATTGCCAGCATCGTGGTTCCTGTTTTGAAACTCCTGGCGCTGACGCTCCTCGTGGCCACATCCCATTACCAATCTGCCTGGCGCCCCCTCGAACGGACGAAACTCTACCGCATCGTGGAACTGATCGGGCGCTGGTCCATGCTGGATGTGTATGTCGTCGCAATTCTGGCAGCGCTGGTGCAATTTCATCCGCTCGCAACAGTGACCCCTCGCATCGGGGCCGTCTACTTTGGTGGCGTGGTGGTGCTCAGCATGCTCTCCGCCATGGCTTTTGATCCTCGACTCATCTGGGATCCGACTCAGAAGGACCTTCGCACCCGTGAATGA
- a CDS encoding MCE family protein, with the protein MKVASAVAAPKGRWSLHFVWLVPIISILIGGWIAIKAVLEQGPTITITFRAAEGLEPGKTKIKYKNVDVGEVRTITISEDLSHVIVTANMVNNFSMHLVEDTRFWVVRTRVTGGQVTELGTLFSGSYIGLDVGRSQASRREFEGLEVPPIITGDVAGRQFVLRGTGQGSLDTGTPIYFHRVPVGKVLSAELDTDGTAVVTRIFVAAPHDRYVTTNTRFWNASGVDVTVDSAGLKMRTQSLISILVGGIAFETPPNASVTPQAAENTNFVMYPDRDMAMKRPDQGTLRFTVYFTESLRGLTLGAPVELHGLPVGEVTNIEMDYDDKARTYRFPVELALYPDQLARHVQPDDMRGAHAEAPTRQEIDALVARGLRAQLTTGSLLTGQLFVALDFFHDATKASVNWGKVPPELPTIPSSLASLQHNLSHFAQKLERLPVDELMTDLRKTLGSLQTMLRSTDALAQQLDKQVAPKAEEALQELRRTLLAAEHLLATDAPLQQDARDALRQLGRASQSLHELAEFLERHPESLIRGRTEERP; encoded by the coding sequence TTGAAAGTGGCAAGTGCCGTGGCCGCGCCGAAGGGGCGGTGGTCGCTTCATTTTGTGTGGCTGGTGCCGATCATCTCCATCCTGATCGGCGGCTGGATTGCAATCAAAGCCGTCCTCGAACAGGGACCGACGATCACCATCACCTTCAGAGCTGCGGAGGGCTTGGAACCTGGTAAGACGAAGATCAAGTACAAGAACGTCGACGTCGGAGAAGTGAGAACAATTACCATCAGCGAAGATCTCTCCCACGTCATTGTCACCGCGAACATGGTCAACAACTTTTCCATGCATCTCGTTGAGGACACGAGATTCTGGGTCGTCCGCACACGGGTGACCGGGGGACAGGTGACAGAGCTCGGCACGCTGTTCTCCGGATCGTACATTGGTCTGGATGTGGGGAGATCTCAAGCGTCTAGGAGGGAATTTGAAGGGCTTGAGGTCCCTCCAATTATCACTGGAGATGTCGCGGGCAGGCAATTTGTCTTACGAGGAACTGGCCAAGGCTCGCTCGATACCGGTACCCCCATCTACTTTCACCGAGTGCCCGTAGGAAAGGTGTTGTCCGCTGAGCTCGATACGGATGGAACCGCTGTGGTGACACGAATCTTTGTCGCCGCGCCCCATGATCGATACGTCACCACGAACACGAGGTTCTGGAACGCGAGTGGCGTGGACGTGACCGTTGACTCTGCCGGACTGAAGATGCGTACACAATCCCTCATCTCGATCTTGGTCGGTGGAATTGCCTTTGAGACCCCGCCGAATGCCTCGGTGACGCCGCAGGCTGCTGAAAACACAAATTTTGTGATGTACCCAGACCGGGACATGGCGATGAAACGACCAGATCAGGGTACGCTCAGATTCACAGTGTATTTTACGGAATCCTTGCGAGGACTGACCCTTGGGGCTCCGGTGGAACTCCATGGCCTCCCGGTCGGTGAAGTGACAAACATCGAAATGGACTACGACGACAAGGCCAGAACCTATCGGTTTCCTGTCGAGCTCGCGCTCTACCCCGATCAATTGGCGCGGCATGTCCAACCCGATGACATGAGGGGGGCCCACGCGGAGGCCCCCACGAGGCAGGAGATCGATGCGCTCGTCGCTCGTGGGCTACGGGCACAACTGACGACGGGCAGTCTCCTCACCGGACAGCTTTTCGTGGCACTCGACTTTTTTCATGATGCAACCAAAGCCTCGGTCAACTGGGGAAAAGTTCCTCCCGAGCTGCCGACGATTCCGAGTAGTCTTGCGAGCCTCCAGCATAACTTGTCCCACTTTGCACAGAAATTAGAGCGGCTGCCGGTGGATGAGCTCATGACGGATCTTCGTAAAACCCTCGGCTCCCTGCAGACAATGTTGCGGAGTACGGATGCGTTGGCGCAGCAGCTGGACAAACAGGTGGCGCCGAAGGCTGAGGAGGCATTGCAAGAGTTGCGGCGCACGCTGCTCGCCGCAGAACATCTTCTGGCGACCGATGCGCCCCTTCAGCAAGATGCTCGTGACGCGTTGCGTCAGCTGGGACGAGCATCTCAATCCCTTCACGAGCTGGCGGAATTTCTCGAACGCCACCCCGAATCCCTCATTCGTGGGAGAACAGAGGAGAGACCATGA
- the msrB gene encoding peptide-methionine (R)-S-oxide reductase MsrB: MEGQEYHKAHDVPSIATLTWSEVTHLAKHGNPSPPRRVEKTEAQWRELLTDKQFRITRLKGTERAHSSELCQLFEPGRYECLCCGTELFDATTKYQSHTGWPSFTQPVSPGVVAYHQDTSHGTHRIEVTCNVCDAHLGHVFPDGPEPSGLRFCINAISLHKISMRERGRLL, from the coding sequence ATGGAAGGACAGGAATATCACAAAGCACATGATGTGCCATCGATTGCCACCCTCACATGGAGTGAGGTGACGCACCTGGCCAAACACGGCAATCCATCCCCGCCCCGCCGTGTCGAGAAGACCGAGGCCCAGTGGCGTGAACTGCTGACCGACAAGCAATTTCGGATCACCCGTCTGAAGGGGACCGAACGGGCCCACAGCTCGGAGCTCTGCCAACTGTTTGAACCGGGCCGGTACGAGTGCCTTTGTTGCGGCACAGAGCTCTTTGATGCTACGACCAAGTATCAAAGCCATACGGGGTGGCCTAGTTTCACGCAGCCGGTCTCGCCAGGAGTCGTCGCCTATCATCAGGATACTAGCCACGGCACGCACCGAATCGAGGTGACCTGCAATGTGTGCGATGCGCACCTCGGCCATGTGTTCCCCGATGGACCAGAGCCGTCAGGGTTGCGATTTTGCATCAATGCCATCTCCCTGCACAAAATTTCTATGCGCGAGCGAGGCCGGCTCTTGTAG
- a CDS encoding cytochrome P460 family protein: MLWSTVGSLSSATAGAPPGAPPSTIPGAIEYTPEGKMKRPPFSAFRHWVYIGTPLTPNDMNDGKANFPEFHNVYMDPEGFAYYEKNGKYRDGTAIVKELVSVGAKEAASGAGYFQGEFIGLEVSVKDSKLHSKDPGNWGFYSFGHSYPLKDVSKPNKIDECNKCHETNAVDFVFSQYYPVLRAANPMKK; encoded by the coding sequence ATGCTGTGGTCAACCGTCGGCAGCCTCAGCTCTGCAACAGCTGGTGCTCCCCCCGGCGCTCCCCCGTCCACAATACCTGGTGCGATTGAGTACACCCCTGAGGGCAAAATGAAAAGGCCGCCATTTTCTGCCTTCCGGCATTGGGTGTACATTGGAACTCCTCTGACTCCGAACGATATGAACGATGGGAAGGCCAATTTCCCTGAGTTTCATAACGTCTACATGGATCCAGAGGGTTTTGCGTACTACGAAAAGAACGGTAAATATCGAGACGGCACCGCGATCGTGAAAGAATTGGTCAGCGTTGGTGCAAAAGAAGCGGCCAGCGGTGCAGGGTATTTCCAAGGGGAATTTATTGGACTTGAAGTTTCCGTTAAGGATTCCAAGCTCCACTCGAAAGATCCCGGTAACTGGGGCTTCTACAGCTTCGGCCATTCGTACCCACTGAAAGACGTGTCAAAGCCGAACAAAATCGACGAGTGCAATAAATGCCATGAGACGAATGCCGTGGACTTTGTGTTCTCGCAGTATTACCCAGTACTGCGCGCGGCTAATCCCATGAAAAAGTAA
- a CDS encoding cytochrome P460 family protein, with product MNRLLFGVLFLACGAIGLTGLSIAEQEKPFAPNVDVATGALRVPDNYTEWPTLGTWAHANTDEKLEKNGPGLHEYHTVYTQPSTIAHYKKTGQFPDGAVLVKELLNAETMAMTTGPAVGHATTLKGWFVLVRDTKGRYKDSMVWGDGWAWGLFNKGDMGHSVTKNYKVECVPCHIPARGMASANAAEADKWIYTLGYPILQKQ from the coding sequence ATGAATCGACTACTTTTCGGAGTTCTTTTTCTTGCATGCGGGGCTATAGGGCTGACCGGATTATCCATTGCAGAACAAGAAAAACCGTTCGCACCGAACGTCGACGTCGCCACGGGAGCTTTGCGCGTGCCAGACAACTACACAGAATGGCCCACGCTCGGTACCTGGGCTCACGCCAACACTGATGAGAAATTGGAAAAAAATGGGCCCGGCCTCCACGAGTATCACACGGTGTATACGCAGCCATCAACGATTGCCCACTATAAGAAGACGGGACAGTTCCCGGACGGCGCGGTGTTGGTGAAGGAACTCTTAAATGCCGAAACGATGGCGATGACCACGGGGCCCGCAGTCGGTCATGCCACCACTCTCAAAGGTTGGTTTGTGCTCGTGCGCGATACAAAGGGACGGTATAAAGATTCCATGGTATGGGGAGATGGGTGGGCCTGGGGTCTCTTTAATAAGGGCGACATGGGTCACTCCGTCACGAAGAACTACAAAGTCGAATGTGTTCCCTGCCACATTCCTGCACGAGGAATGGCTTCGGCCAATGCGGCAGAAGCGGACAAATGGATCTACACCCTTGGCTACCCTATTTTGCAAAAACAATAG
- a CDS encoding beta-propeller fold lactonase family protein has product MTTHQNQFLYIQTNDIREGQNAVLGYNRNDDGTLDPLPGNPFYTGGTGINNDTHGKLGPHDNDTPLIVSQDGKRLFTVNTHSNTIAVFDIQPDGSLRHVKESPFPSHGVAPNSLSLSGMTLLVSNRNEDYHQIEALRGAAKASYVSFTVENTGALRFVSKIDVEDSQKPTQVYVPQSNPQVGFGNDFQVDVDFDGEGTRSFLAGTKPSVQGQLHVFQVGRDGRLTERGRMQLPETNAGYKYKGMDGVPSMPLGIWAHPTESLLYVGFVTRNELGVYRFTQDGEMTFLGSVENSGQDICWLLTNKKGTRLYTVNNLPRSDKDDKAPTVSTYDISGVHAVKPVEISRLQLPHPGGWFINNRMFSQPGSTAFQCALSPEETFLYVICQRINQTDENKSEEGNILHSLLLDKNGIPSIAHSRHLSQDGVHYRSRPQGIVTLNR; this is encoded by the coding sequence ATGACGACTCACCAGAACCAGTTTCTGTATATCCAAACAAACGACATCCGTGAGGGACAAAATGCGGTGTTGGGCTATAACCGAAACGATGATGGCACGCTGGATCCGTTGCCAGGAAATCCGTTCTATACAGGAGGCACGGGCATCAACAATGACACCCATGGCAAGCTCGGCCCACATGACAACGACACCCCGCTGATTGTCAGCCAGGACGGGAAGCGTCTCTTTACGGTCAACACACACAGCAATACCATTGCCGTCTTCGATATTCAGCCCGATGGATCGTTACGGCATGTGAAGGAATCGCCGTTTCCGTCGCACGGTGTCGCCCCCAATAGTCTCTCGCTCAGTGGCATGACGCTGCTCGTGTCAAACCGGAATGAGGACTATCACCAGATTGAGGCGTTGCGTGGTGCAGCGAAAGCCAGCTACGTCTCGTTCACTGTAGAAAACACCGGTGCGTTACGATTTGTATCCAAAATTGATGTCGAGGACTCACAGAAACCGACCCAAGTCTACGTTCCCCAGTCCAACCCCCAGGTTGGGTTTGGCAATGACTTTCAGGTCGATGTGGATTTCGACGGTGAAGGAACGAGATCGTTTCTGGCTGGCACCAAGCCGAGCGTGCAGGGGCAACTCCATGTCTTTCAGGTGGGGCGAGATGGCCGGCTCACTGAGCGAGGTCGTATGCAGTTACCCGAGACGAATGCCGGCTACAAGTACAAGGGCATGGACGGCGTTCCGTCGATGCCTTTAGGTATCTGGGCGCATCCGACAGAATCATTGCTGTATGTGGGCTTCGTGACGCGAAACGAGCTCGGTGTCTACCGTTTTACTCAGGACGGCGAAATGACGTTCTTGGGGTCTGTTGAAAATAGCGGTCAGGATATTTGCTGGTTGCTCACCAACAAAAAAGGGACGCGTCTCTATACGGTGAACAATCTTCCACGGTCTGACAAGGATGACAAAGCCCCCACAGTGAGCACCTACGACATTTCCGGCGTACACGCGGTGAAACCCGTTGAAATCAGCCGACTGCAACTTCCTCACCCAGGGGGGTGGTTTATCAATAATCGCATGTTTAGCCAGCCGGGAAGTACCGCGTTCCAATGTGCGCTGTCTCCAGAGGAGACGTTTCTCTACGTGATCTGCCAACGGATCAATCAAACTGATGAGAACAAGAGCGAAGAGGGCAATATCCTGCACAGCCTGCTCTTAGACAAAAATGGGATTCCATCGATTGCGCACTCACGGCATCTTAGCCAAGACGGGGTGCACTATCGTTCCCGCCCGCAGGGGATTGTGACGCTTAATCGCTAA
- a CDS encoding YdiU family protein — protein sequence MHIQFDNTYARELEGTYVPWQPTKVPSPKLLRLNTNLGVQLNLSMEVLNSPMGSAILSGNEIPAGATPIAQAYAGHQFGNFAPQLGDGRALLLGEVLGEDGRRRDLAFKGSGPTPFSRGGDGKAAVGPVLREYLIGEFMHAMGIPTTRALAAVWTGEPVFRERPLPGAILTRVAASHLRIGTFEFFAAREEPRQVQRLVDYAIRRHDPQLTDHPHRYQEWFRAVADRQASLVARWMLVGFIHGVMNTDNTTISGETIDYGPCAFMEAYDPHAVFSSIDSQGRYAYHNQPHILRWNLARLAEAIAPLMNTVSGKPVVHPLIEVLETFPARYHDYWLTGLRKKLGLSTSEQGDDALAEEWLALLHTQGADYTLAWRYLADAAEGNVRPLQAMFHEPSVLSLWLKRWRMRLDRECVGAEAQAASMRHTNPLYIPRNHRVEEALTAATDHADLAPFDRLLKAVTRPFDEDPELHAYVAPAPTEVTACYQTFCGT from the coding sequence GTGCACATTCAATTTGACAACACCTATGCCAGGGAACTCGAAGGCACGTATGTTCCCTGGCAACCTACCAAGGTCCCTTCGCCAAAGCTTCTTCGATTGAATACGAACCTAGGCGTTCAGTTGAACCTGTCGATGGAAGTGCTGAATAGCCCAATGGGCAGTGCAATACTTTCCGGGAATGAAATTCCAGCCGGCGCAACGCCTATTGCCCAAGCCTACGCAGGCCATCAGTTTGGGAACTTCGCTCCACAACTCGGCGATGGTCGGGCCTTGCTCCTGGGTGAGGTATTGGGGGAAGACGGCCGTCGTAGAGATCTGGCCTTTAAAGGATCGGGGCCGACCCCCTTTTCTCGCGGTGGAGATGGGAAAGCGGCGGTGGGCCCGGTGCTCCGGGAATACCTCATCGGAGAATTCATGCATGCCATGGGTATTCCGACCACTCGCGCACTCGCCGCGGTCTGGACAGGCGAACCAGTTTTTCGTGAGCGTCCGTTGCCGGGGGCTATATTGACCCGCGTCGCGGCCAGTCATCTGCGAATTGGCACCTTTGAATTCTTCGCGGCGCGTGAGGAACCACGCCAGGTACAACGACTCGTGGACTATGCGATCCGACGGCACGATCCTCAGCTCACCGACCATCCTCATCGGTATCAGGAATGGTTCCGGGCCGTGGCTGACCGACAGGCGAGTCTTGTCGCTCGCTGGATGTTGGTCGGTTTCATCCATGGCGTGATGAATACAGACAACACGACGATCTCCGGCGAGACCATCGATTACGGACCCTGTGCGTTTATGGAGGCGTACGACCCACATGCGGTGTTTAGTTCAATCGACTCGCAGGGTCGGTATGCCTATCACAACCAGCCGCACATCCTGCGATGGAATTTGGCACGTCTTGCCGAAGCCATTGCTCCGTTGATGAATACTGTTTCCGGCAAACCTGTCGTCCACCCGCTCATCGAGGTCCTGGAAACTTTTCCGGCTCGCTACCACGACTATTGGCTTACAGGCCTTCGGAAGAAGCTCGGCCTTTCCACGAGCGAGCAAGGGGACGACGCGCTCGCCGAGGAATGGTTGGCATTGCTCCACACACAAGGCGCCGATTACACGCTCGCCTGGCGATACCTCGCCGACGCAGCGGAGGGGAACGTCCGTCCGCTTCAGGCCATGTTTCATGAGCCTTCAGTCCTCTCGTTGTGGCTGAAGCGGTGGCGCATGCGTCTTGATCGTGAGTGCGTTGGAGCGGAGGCACAGGCTGCATCTATGCGGCACACAAACCCGCTGTACATTCCACGGAATCATCGTGTTGAGGAAGCGCTGACCGCTGCTACAGACCATGCTGACCTTGCACCATTCGATCGGCTGTTGAAAGCCGTGACTCGACCGTTTGATGAAGATCCGGAGCTCCATGCCTATGTCGCCCCCGCACCTACTGAAGTGACGGCCTGTTATCAAACGTTCTGCGGTACGTGA
- a CDS encoding c-type cytochrome — protein sequence MIQNAFSMLMDIRRLVPNPSGRPLSFVLALTRAFIGCGLFLLSADVMALDPLRATDKEIPHLLGLGDPNDFLLIESRPIQQSVELGRFLFFDKRLSGDGTIACSSCHLPSRAFTDRNAVPTGIKGQRGHRNAPTIVNRLYGRSFFWDGRAHTLPEQTLEPFLSPVEHGLSQRDLLSMIRSIPGYRRLFREAFGTDVTEDGIATALTHFQWTILSGNSPVDRFDYRGDATALPAAAQRGFLVFRGKGGCVRCHAGPNYTDEQYHNLGVGWESSHVDLGRYSVTRQPEDIGAFKTPTLREVAQTAPYMHDGRFKTLREVVNFYNHGGVSNPHQDPIMRPLFLSDDEREDLEAFLNNLSGEGWQQAVAPRVFPK from the coding sequence ATGATTCAGAACGCGTTCTCGATGCTCATGGACATCCGACGACTCGTACCAAACCCTTCAGGGCGCCCCCTGTCCTTCGTGCTTGCACTCACGAGGGCTTTCATTGGTTGTGGGTTGTTCCTGCTCAGCGCGGACGTGATGGCGCTCGATCCTCTTCGCGCAACAGACAAAGAAATTCCCCATCTCCTCGGATTGGGCGATCCGAATGACTTTCTCCTAATTGAGAGTCGTCCCATCCAACAGTCCGTTGAACTCGGCCGGTTTCTGTTTTTCGACAAGCGACTCTCAGGAGATGGCACGATCGCCTGTAGTTCGTGTCATCTGCCCTCTCGCGCGTTTACCGATAGGAACGCTGTTCCAACCGGCATCAAAGGCCAGCGTGGCCATCGGAATGCCCCCACCATTGTGAATCGCCTGTACGGTCGGTCATTCTTTTGGGATGGACGAGCGCACACGCTTCCAGAACAGACACTTGAGCCTTTTCTCAGTCCGGTTGAACACGGGCTCTCTCAGCGCGACCTCCTCTCCATGATCAGGTCAATTCCAGGCTACCGCCGTCTGTTTCGCGAGGCATTCGGCACGGATGTGACCGAGGATGGCATTGCGACCGCCCTGACCCATTTCCAATGGACCATCCTCTCCGGTAACAGTCCCGTAGACCGATTCGATTATCGGGGGGATGCGACCGCCCTCCCTGCCGCCGCACAACGCGGGTTCCTCGTGTTTCGAGGCAAGGGCGGCTGTGTGCGATGCCACGCTGGCCCCAACTATACCGACGAGCAATACCACAATCTCGGAGTGGGTTGGGAGTCCTCTCACGTCGATCTCGGCCGCTATTCCGTGACCCGTCAGCCGGAAGATATCGGCGCGTTCAAGACACCGACGCTGCGAGAGGTCGCTCAGACTGCTCCCTACATGCACGATGGTCGATTCAAGACACTCAGAGAAGTGGTGAACTTTTACAATCACGGAGGGGTGAGCAACCCGCATCAGGATCCCATTATGCGACCTCTGTTTCTGAGTGACGACGAACGAGAAGACTTAGAAGCCTTTCTCAACAATCTGTCTGGCGAAGGATGGCAGCAGGCGGTTGCACCCCGTGTGTTCCCGAAGTAA
- a CDS encoding paraquat-inducible protein A, with protein MRRAEHQPTTDLIACDECDLLQRPIALPAGGWALCRRCDGPLYRYTPGSLDRALAFSIGAVVMFLIGITSPIMELEIQGNVTSSSLYTAVQQLWSQDQHIFSVLIAATTMILPVFELAAMLSVLLSLRIRPASTWVPRLLRLLTLIRPWSMVEIFFMGVLVALVKLAHMADIVTGVALWALGGMMVLLVAASGSFNLRHLWEEVSSQ; from the coding sequence ATGAGACGTGCAGAACACCAGCCGACGACGGACCTGATCGCCTGCGACGAGTGCGACCTCCTCCAACGCCCGATCGCCCTTCCCGCCGGTGGGTGGGCGCTCTGCCGACGATGTGACGGTCCTCTGTATCGGTATACGCCCGGCAGTCTTGACCGGGCGCTCGCCTTCTCGATTGGTGCCGTCGTGATGTTTCTCATCGGTATCACGTCTCCGATCATGGAGCTGGAGATACAGGGGAATGTAACCTCTTCGAGCCTGTACACGGCGGTGCAACAACTCTGGAGTCAGGACCAGCACATCTTCTCGGTGCTCATCGCAGCTACCACCATGATCCTGCCTGTCTTCGAGTTAGCGGCCATGTTATCGGTGTTGCTTTCATTGCGAATCCGGCCAGCATCAACCTGGGTCCCCAGGCTACTACGATTGCTGACTCTAATACGACCATGGAGCATGGTCGAAATATTTTTCATGGGGGTACTCGTGGCTCTCGTCAAACTGGCGCACATGGCTGACATTGTAACCGGCGTGGCCCTGTGGGCATTGGGGGGGATGATGGTCTTGTTGGTTGCGGCAAGCGGGTCGTTTAATCTTCGGCATCTGTGGGAAGAGGTCTCCTCGCAATGA